A single window of Nicotiana sylvestris chromosome 3, ASM39365v2, whole genome shotgun sequence DNA harbors:
- the LOC138887143 gene encoding uncharacterized protein, with product MTGLSTSIVAHKLPTNPMCPPVKQKLRKFKPDMSLKIKEEVTKQIRAKILKVVEYPTWLANIVPVPKKDGKVRMNEEDAEKIAFITLWGVYCYKMMPFSLKNVGATYMRAMKTIFHDMIHKEIEVYVDYVIIKSKRDADHITDLRKFFDRLRRYNLKLNPAKCAFGVPKAVKGQALTDHPAENPVEGEYEPLKTYFPDEEVSFVGEEITKAYEGWRMFFDGAANFKGVGIGVVLVSETGQHHHVSTKFRFPCTNNMEEYEACIMGHNLAIDMNIQELLVIGDLDLLVHQVQGEWDMKNTKILPYLYHVQELMNRFTNIEFKHVPRIQNEFTDALPTLSSIIQHPDKNFIDPIPVRIRNQPAYCAHVEEETDGKPWFHDIKA from the exons ATGACCGGATTAAGTACATCCATTGTGGCCCATAAGTTGCCCACAAACCCAATGTGTCctccagtgaagcagaaacttaggaaattcaagcctgatatgagcctaaaaatcaaagaGGAGGTTACTAAGCAGATCAGAGCCAAAATCCTcaaggtagttgagtacccaacttggttagccaacatcgtaccagttccgaagaaagatggaaaagtcagg ATGAATGAGgaagacgcagagaaaatagCCTTTATCACACTATGGGGAGtgtactgctacaaaatgatgcctttcagtctaaagaatgttggggctacttatatgagagccatgaaaaccatattccatgatatgatacacaaggaaatagaggtgtatgttgattatgtcatcatcaaatccaagagggatGCAGATCACATAacagatttgagaaagttctttgacagactgaggaggtacaatctgaaactgaatcccgcaaaatgtgcatttggggttcct aaggcggtcaaaggacaagcattgacaGACCATCctgctgaaaatcctgtggaaggggaatacgaacccttaaaaacgtattttcctgatgaagaagtatcattcgtaggagaggaaaTTACTAAAGCTTACGagggttggaggatgttctttgatggagctgcaaactttaaaggagtgggcattggagtggttttggtatcagaaacaggtcaacacCACCATGTATCTACGAAGTttaggtttccatgcaccaacaacatggaggaatatgaggcttgcatcatgggtcACAATCTGGCCATAgatatgaatatacaagaactgctggtaatcggtgatttagatcttttggtacatcaggttcaaggagaatgggatatgaagaacaccaagatactgccatacttgtatcatgtgcaggAGTTAATGAATAGATTCACAAatatagaattcaaacatgtgcccagaattcaaaatgagttcacAGATGCACTACCCACTTTGTCATCAataatacaacatccagacaagaatttcattgatcccatcccggtGAGGATCCGCAATCAACCGGCTTACTGTGCACATGTTGAAGAggaaacagatggaaaaccttggttccacgacatcaaagcaTAG